The proteins below come from a single Parazoarcus communis genomic window:
- a CDS encoding acetyl-CoA C-acetyltransferase — protein MSDPVVIVSVARTPMGGFQGDLSGLTGPQLGAVAIKAAVERAGLAPEQVEEVIMGCVLPAGVGQAPARQASLGAGLPLSAGCTTVNKVCGSGMKATMLAHDLLMAGTNDVMVSGGMESMSNAPYLLPKARSGYRLGHGQMLDHMFLDGLEDSYSKETRGRLMGTFAEDCASHFDFTRAAQDEYAATSTVRAQAAIKDGAFTWEVAPVTVPGRKGDVVVDKDEQPPKAQLDKIGSLKPAFRKDGTVTAANSSSISDGAAALVLMRKSTAEKLGLSPVATIIGHATHAQEPAWFTTAPVGAMQKVLAKAGWSVEDVDLWEINEAFAVVTMAAMKEMKLPHDKVNINGGACALGHPIGASGARILVTLIGALRRQGLKRGVASLCIGGGEATAMAIEVNASVSCG, from the coding sequence ATGTCTGATCCCGTCGTTATCGTATCCGTTGCCCGCACCCCGATGGGTGGCTTTCAGGGCGATCTGTCCGGACTGACCGGCCCCCAGCTCGGCGCAGTTGCCATCAAGGCGGCGGTCGAACGCGCCGGGCTGGCGCCCGAGCAGGTCGAGGAGGTCATCATGGGTTGCGTGCTGCCCGCAGGCGTCGGCCAGGCACCCGCACGTCAAGCCTCGCTGGGTGCAGGTCTGCCGCTGTCGGCCGGTTGCACCACGGTCAACAAGGTATGTGGCTCGGGCATGAAGGCCACGATGCTGGCGCACGATCTGCTGATGGCCGGTACCAACGATGTCATGGTGTCGGGCGGCATGGAGTCGATGTCGAACGCGCCCTACCTGCTGCCCAAGGCGCGCAGCGGCTACCGCCTCGGTCATGGTCAGATGCTCGATCACATGTTCCTCGACGGCCTGGAGGACAGCTATTCGAAGGAGACCAGGGGGCGCCTGATGGGCACCTTTGCTGAAGATTGCGCGTCGCACTTCGACTTTACCCGTGCGGCGCAGGATGAGTACGCCGCGACCTCCACGGTCCGCGCTCAAGCCGCGATCAAGGATGGCGCATTCACCTGGGAAGTGGCTCCGGTGACCGTACCTGGGCGCAAGGGCGACGTCGTGGTCGACAAGGACGAACAACCGCCGAAGGCTCAGCTCGACAAGATCGGCAGCCTCAAGCCTGCGTTCAGGAAGGACGGTACGGTCACGGCCGCAAACTCGTCGTCGATCTCCGATGGTGCGGCTGCGCTGGTGCTGATGCGCAAGTCGACGGCGGAAAAGCTCGGCCTTTCGCCGGTGGCAACGATCATTGGGCACGCCACACATGCGCAGGAGCCGGCGTGGTTTACGACGGCGCCGGTCGGTGCGATGCAGAAGGTGCTGGCAAAGGCCGGCTGGAGTGTCGAGGACGTTGACCTGTGGGAAATCAACGAAGCCTTTGCCGTGGTCACCATGGCGGCCATGAAGGAAATGAAGTTGCCGCACGACAAGGTCAACATCAATGGCGGCGCTTGCGCGCTCGGTCATCCGATCGGTGCTTCGGGTGCGCGCATCCTGGTGACGCTGATCGGCGCGCTGCGTCGTCAGGGACTCAAGCGTGGTGTGGCCAGCCTGTGCATCGGCGGGGGCGAGGCCACTGCGATGGCCATCGAGGTGAATGCTTCGGTGAGCTGCGGCTGA
- a CDS encoding acyl-CoA dehydrogenase: MILTAEQEMIRDSIRAFAQERLAPFAADWDRNHTFPREALKELAELGALGMVVPEEWGGAGMDYMSLVLALEEIAAGDGATSTIVSVQNSLPCGILNRFGTDAQKEAWLKLLARGEKLGCFCLTEPHVGSDASAIRTSAVREGDEWVLNGVKQFITSGKHADMAIVFAVTDKAAGKKGITCFLVPANAPGYQVGRIEEKMGQKASDTTQILFENCRIPADSVIGEEGQGYKIALSNLEAGRIGIAAQCLGMARAALEAAVKYAQERESFGKPIFEHQAVNFRLADMATQLEAARQLVWHAATLKDAGRPCLKEASMAKLFASEMAEKVCSDAIQVHGGYGYVSDFPVERIYRDVRVCQIYEGASDIQKLVIGRALAG; the protein is encoded by the coding sequence ATGATTCTGACTGCTGAACAGGAAATGATCCGCGACTCCATCCGTGCTTTTGCACAGGAGCGCCTCGCCCCCTTTGCGGCCGACTGGGACCGCAACCACACCTTCCCGCGCGAGGCGCTGAAGGAACTCGCCGAGCTTGGCGCGCTGGGCATGGTGGTGCCCGAGGAGTGGGGTGGTGCCGGCATGGACTACATGAGCCTGGTGCTGGCCCTGGAAGAGATCGCCGCCGGCGACGGTGCGACCTCGACCATCGTCAGTGTGCAGAACTCGCTGCCCTGCGGCATCCTCAACCGCTTCGGTACGGACGCGCAGAAGGAGGCCTGGCTGAAGTTGCTCGCCCGCGGCGAGAAGCTGGGCTGCTTCTGCCTGACCGAGCCGCATGTCGGCTCTGATGCTTCTGCCATCCGGACCTCGGCGGTGCGTGAGGGCGACGAGTGGGTGTTGAACGGGGTCAAGCAGTTCATCACCTCCGGCAAGCATGCCGACATGGCCATCGTGTTCGCAGTCACCGACAAGGCGGCGGGCAAGAAGGGCATTACCTGTTTCCTCGTTCCCGCCAACGCGCCGGGCTACCAGGTGGGGCGCATCGAGGAGAAGATGGGCCAGAAGGCTTCCGACACCACGCAGATCCTGTTCGAGAACTGTCGCATTCCGGCCGACTCGGTGATCGGTGAGGAAGGTCAGGGCTACAAGATCGCGCTGTCCAACCTCGAGGCAGGCCGTATCGGCATCGCCGCGCAGTGCCTGGGCATGGCGCGTGCCGCGCTGGAGGCGGCGGTCAAGTATGCGCAGGAGCGCGAGAGCTTCGGCAAGCCGATCTTCGAGCATCAGGCGGTCAACTTCCGCCTTGCCGACATGGCGACCCAGCTTGAGGCTGCGCGCCAGCTGGTGTGGCATGCCGCCACGCTCAAGGATGCCGGCCGTCCCTGTCTGAAGGAAGCGTCGATGGCCAAGCTGTTTGCTTCCGAGATGGCGGAGAAGGTCTGTTCAGACGCGATTCAGGTGCATGGCGGCTATGGCTACGTCAGCGATTTTCCGGTTGAGCGCATCTACCGCGATGTCCGCGTGTGCCAGATCTATGAGGGTGCGAGCGATATCCAGAAGCTGGTGATCGGTCGCGCGCTCGCCGGCTGA
- a CDS encoding 2-hydroxychromene-2-carboxylate isomerase has protein sequence MSGTANPIEFWFDFSSPYGYFMAEKIDALAARYGREVAWHPYLLGAVYKVTGGAPLTGLPMKGEYSLHDIIRSARYLGLPFVVPEPFPVATQHAARAFYHLQDTDSALARRFALAVYRAFFVDGRDISSLDTVKQVAESVGVAGDELGIAVSADAIKARLKTECEAALARGIFGSPYVVIDGECFWGVDRLPQIERWLETGGF, from the coding sequence GTGTCCGGTACTGCAAACCCGATCGAATTCTGGTTCGACTTTTCCTCGCCCTACGGCTATTTCATGGCCGAGAAGATCGATGCGCTGGCAGCCAGATACGGTCGCGAGGTGGCCTGGCATCCGTACTTGCTGGGTGCCGTGTACAAGGTCACTGGCGGCGCGCCGCTGACCGGCTTGCCGATGAAGGGCGAGTACTCGCTGCACGACATCATCCGCAGCGCGCGCTATCTTGGGCTGCCATTCGTGGTGCCCGAGCCCTTTCCGGTGGCAACCCAGCATGCCGCACGTGCGTTCTACCATCTGCAGGACACCGACTCGGCGCTGGCGCGACGCTTTGCGTTGGCGGTATATCGCGCGTTCTTTGTTGACGGTCGCGATATCTCGTCGCTCGACACGGTGAAGCAGGTGGCCGAATCTGTCGGCGTCGCGGGTGACGAACTCGGCATTGCTGTCTCAGCCGATGCCATCAAGGCCAGACTGAAGACCGAATGCGAGGCGGCGCTTGCGCGCGGGATCTTCGGCTCGCCGTATGTCGTCATCGATGGCGAGTGCTTCTGGGGTGTCGACCGCTTGCCTCAGATCGAGCGCTGGCTGGAGACGGGCGGCTTCTGA
- a CDS encoding flavin reductase family protein produces the protein MSQRTAVDLNKSYLLLNHGPVTLVSSAAGARRNVMAASWAMPLDFDPPKVAVVIDRSTLTRELVEASGEFVLNIPSLRIAETVLRAGSVSGREGDKLAALKITTSPASAVGAPLVEGCLGWLECRVIPEPENQRKYDLFVAEVVAAWADPTVFSNGRWSFQEEGKRTIHYRAGGHFFATGDGFEV, from the coding sequence ATGAGCCAACGCACGGCGGTCGATCTGAACAAGTCCTACCTGCTGCTGAACCACGGCCCGGTCACGCTCGTCAGCAGCGCAGCAGGCGCGCGCCGGAACGTCATGGCCGCATCGTGGGCAATGCCGCTCGACTTCGACCCACCCAAAGTTGCAGTGGTGATAGACCGCAGCACCCTGACGCGAGAACTGGTCGAGGCCAGTGGCGAGTTCGTACTCAATATCCCATCCCTGAGGATCGCCGAGACCGTGCTGCGGGCGGGGTCGGTAAGCGGCCGCGAGGGTGACAAGCTCGCAGCGCTGAAGATCACGACGAGCCCGGCCTCTGCCGTCGGCGCCCCACTCGTTGAAGGCTGCCTCGGCTGGCTGGAGTGCAGGGTGATTCCCGAACCGGAAAATCAGCGCAAGTACGATCTGTTTGTGGCCGAAGTGGTGGCCGCCTGGGCAGATCCGACCGTATTCAGCAACGGCCGGTGGTCATTTCAGGAGGAAGGAAAACGCACCATCCACTATCGCGCCGGCGGGCACTTCTTTGCGACCGGCGACGGCTTCGAGGTGTGA